GAAAAAGGAACGTCTGTCCCCATTTTTATCTGAGTtattaggagtgtgtgtactgttgaaaagccccccccccccggacTGAACCGGAGCACTTCACTCTCAACATGCTTCAAATCTGGCTAAGATGATTTTTGGCCTCAGATGACAAGACAAACATGTCACAAAGTTCAGTGTTTGGTGAAGCAGcaccagagagacagagagagagagagagagagaaagaggaagaccAAGAAAGAAAGTAGGTAGGGTGTATGTGGGAGTGTAAACAGTGCTATCCCAGCAGCACTCTCTGCAGACGGTCAGCCGGCACGGTCTGGTCATCGTCTGAGTCAGCGTCGCTCTGTGGGTTGGAGCTGCAGGGAGAGGTGCATTCTGGGGAACACAGGTAGTGCATGAGGGGCAGGCGGTACTTCCCGCAAAAATCCACAAACTTGATGTGCCTCACGCACGAGTCGAAGTACACACCTGGAGAGGAGCACACGCACACTGTTTAGAGGAAACATCTCTATATATGTTTATATCTTGCAAAACtgtcaataaacacacaaaaaacaccatatagactatatggacaaaagtattgggacatctgctcatttacgGTTTCTTATTCAATCCTAAATTCCTAAGtagctgtttctactgtccagggaaggctttctctgAGAGactatattttggagcactgctctGACGATTAGATTACATTCAGGTACAAGAgagttattgaggtcaggatgttggatgatcagcacccaacctcatccccaactccacaactcatcccaaaagtattggatggagcaccgttcatcattccagagaacacagcagttccactgctctagccCACTGCTCTACCCCtcgagcccacgcctggcattaggcagaaaGGTGCCAACAgcctcatgtttatctgctccagagagtcctattctattggcattacttctgTACAGgaactaaacaagctgtgtgtgtgtgtgtgtgcatttgcacatctgtatcagcaatggggaACTGAAAGTagatttatgcatttattagaaggggtgtccacaaacatttggacatatagtgtacatacaaTCAGAGTAAAGTTGACTttttagccaatcagaacagtgggatctgcaGACAAAGTAAAACACTACTATATAAATGTGAAGGTGctcgtatttgtcactgtgctaTGTAtgatctaggggcagtgagcacacacacaccctgtgtgttgggcagccaactccagcgtccAGGGAGCAaaaagggtgaagggccttgctgaagggcccaacagtggcagcttggcgaGCCCaggcatcaaacccacaaccctgtcatcaacagcccggagctctaaccgctgagccatcactgccccATCTGgcggtcagggtttaaacacagctcatagtgaaccactgtctgacaccaatctttacatttaaactattaattaattgCTATTGCGAcagagaatcgatacagtattaCAAACCATATCACAGTACGTCAATGTCCCGATATATCCTTATACCTCTACTGAAGACCTAAAGGGTGCACATGGTTTTTAGATGCTTAGAAGTGAAAATAGTAAACATCTGCTCAGCATAGTTAGGAGTGAAGGGAACGTGTGTGTTGTGAAGCTAATTATTGGGGTATAAGTGTAATTAGCCTCTTCACTACAGAGGAAAaccaaactctctctctctctgtaatggtTTTGCTCAGCTTCTCTTACCCGCACACTTGGGGTTGGGGCACTTGCTGGCGAGGTCCAGGTAATTGACCAGGTGGGCAGGCAGGTCCTCGTCAGAGTAGCGAAGGTTGCGCGTTTTGATGGCCCGACCTGCCAGCTCCAGCAGCGAAGGGGGGTCATAGGTCATGTCCTTCACAAAGCGCACGACCAGAGGGTTGCCACGGAGACTGAGCTCCTGGAGCTGCACCAGGCTGAGGATCTCACGGGGCAAATATGTCAGGAGGTTGTTATGGAGACTGAGAGAACGCAGGGAATGAAGCCTGGAGGTGGGAGGGAgacagaaaatgaaagagaggTCATGAAAGAGAGGAAGGGGCGTGATCTGGAGGAATTATGATGGTGAGAGTGAGGGAACAGTGCAGTGCAGGTCTGTCTGATTGCACTAATCTAAATTttgataaatgtttttttccacaAAATTTTCCCCAATTTTCTAACCAATTTTGAAAGCCAATTACCCTGTCCCCATTCATTCGAGTTCCccccccatcactagcaatgctcacAACACTAGGAGTATAAAGACTAGCACATgactcctccgacacatgtgaagccagtcaCCGCCTCTTtgtgaactgctgctgatgcagcatcgctggGAAGCCAGCGCGCTCTGAGGAAAATGCAGCTCCATATAGCTCCGCTACAACAGCttacagacgcctgtgctgaccaacatcacactactACTGATGTGGGGAGGCAATGGTGCTCTTCCCTCAGCCAACAGAAGGCATGCACATTTTGATTCAGCAGTATTCAGCAGTAGTTCAGAGCTCTCCTTCTACAGACTGCTGAAAACTAAACAGAAACTCATTGAAAAGACAATGAAatgtgtgggagctcactgtcTGATGAggtcatgctctgaaaacaggtgtgaGCATGACATCACCAGACACTGAGCTCCCAAGTGTGAGCTCACTGCATGCAGAGTTCgattaaaagggaaagcaagcaaacctaaatgagccagtctactacaGTGAGCCtaaaaaacagtggaaaacactgcGAAGACCATTCActtgactctgtgctctcagatacgaggctttatcctctaacgTGTgcgatttgagcctcagttagctggatgtTGCTAACTACACACTGAATGTCCATGGAACGTTGTTTTCTTGGTAATTTGGTCGGATCGCTGTTTCTGGCCGTTGGCCGTTTCCAGTCTGAAAGGGGGAACGTGATATCAGTGAATTCCCTCTATTGgttaagagtgtgtgttggggtggggTGTTTACCTGGTGAATTGGGGTGGGATGCTCTGGATGCGGTTGTCACACAGCACCAGATAGCTGAGGACAGGGAGGTTGGCCAGCTCCATAGGGATTTCCGAGATGAGGTTCCCTCCCAAATACAGCAACTCCAAACTGCAGACACAagcgcacacacagacattccTGTTAACTCTATAAATcagtaaaattattattattacatttattaaagttgaaactgccagattcaaatgctTGGAaagaaggtttttgtgtgacagtgacagttatatataataataaaattattatttgagagagatatacactatatggacattcaggtgtttcatttaaTCCCattaccacaggtgtataaattCAAGcctctagccatgcagtctgcctttcttacacacattagtgaaagagtgGGTGGTTCTAGAGAGCTCACTGAgccaacaagtcagctggtgaaatttcctccctcctagatcttcctccatcagctgtgagtggtgttattattgaacagtggaagagtttaggaggaacagttcacagagagcagctcagccaccgagtgtctgtcagaccacgtaaagttacagagcggggtcagggccgaatggtgagctcagagcatagcgCTTAAAAGTCTCCAATGCTCCTGTAGTGTCGGCCCAATACTTTTCATTACTTTCCATATATATaagcaaaagagaaaaaaaggggagagagagagagagagagagagggagggagggagggaggcgggTGAAAGCAGTGAGAGCTGTGCTGCCCTTTCTACTCCACTGAGCTGCTATTTTTCTCTCTGCACGGCCGAAAAAGAGCCATTCATTTCTGCATCAATACCTCATTCTCCTGCAGAGCCAGCATGGCCGAGCCTCCACAATTACTGctccagacagagagagagagcgagagagagagagagagagagagcaagcaaggTCCGGTTCCTCTAATGGACCAAGCCGGTAATGTAATGTGGGCCAACAGGGCAGCTGCGGCTGTGTGAGTGcgcgtatgtatgtgtgtgtgtgtgtggcctgcgGCTGGCTGTGTGCCCAGCCGGACCCTACTGACCCTGTTTATCTCTCCTGCACGagagacagtgacagtgagagGACACTAAAAAGGAAAGGCCTTTGTAGGAATGATGTGCTAAGAGTGAAAGAGATTCGCCATATATGAACATCAACAATGTGTCTTTCTGTTTAGtacattcactatatggacaaaagtattgggacacctgtttcaGCCTGCTATGGTaaagtatctgtctctactgtccagggacaaaggctttctactagattttggagcgttgCTCTGAGGCTCTGAGGCCTTAGTGGGGTtacaatgttggatgatcaccaccccacctcacctcaccccgaactcatcccaaaagtactggacggtGCACCAACCTTCAttccagagcacacacacacagttccactgctccacagcttaatgctggggaactttatacccctctggttcatgcttggcattaggcatggtgccaacaggttcatgtttacttctctacagggactggacaagctgtgtgtgtgtgtgtgcatttgctcatctgtctgtatatctgcatgtAAACACTCACTGACTCTCAGCTAACATCAGTGAACTTTGCTCTGAGATATTCATGTGCTAAACAGAAATTCTCTACTGCTCCCCTTACTTCCACGTCTCCTGGACATGAGTCAAGTCCAGCAAACTGGAAATACCCTCTTGTACACTCTTGGTACTTATCGTAAACACTCTGGCTGAGGCGAACACTGATCAGGTTTTTCTAGGCTTTTAAAATGAGCTAACTGATCTTATATGTGATAtggcaaaattattatattaagacATTTTTGCTATTCACTATAAGTATAACACTATTTTGACACAAACGACAAGCTCTAGTAGTGGCTAATTAAAAGATTGCAATGATCTTCATTGAACATCTGCTGCACTATATCTCATTAAACTAACTAATtatgcatttttaataaaacatgcagtgtTCTGCAGTGCTGACGATATTCATAACATGCTCAAATAAGCAAACAGTGTATAATGATAAAATAGATCCTGATAATTATCAAATATCGTCACATTGCCTACCACTAATTGAAGTATTTCACTTAAGATGGTCAATTAAAGCTCACAGATCAAGCTCATCctgctaatattagctataatattaggtattatatatatatatatattattattattatatattattagcCTATGACCTGGCCTACTTTACGGCATTTCCTTCTGTTATCACCCCATTTCCAATAGTATTGAATGTGGAAACAGGATGAAGTCCTAAAGTCTGGACGCTAAAAGATCTATACTGGCTAAGCCCAATGTAATGACTGTCCCTTTAACAACGCAACCCTTCTGATAAGGTGGGAACAAATGGGTGaatttatcacacagcacaggaTGTGTAATCCCCTCCCTAAGTAAAATACATCAGTCTGGAACTGATCCTTACTGACCCGTTGCATCACGGAGTCTCTAAATCTGACAGCTGAGCTCAGCTAAGACAGTGAGTGTATGTCAGTGGGACAGAGACACCAAGATAAGCTCTGCTGGGGAAGTCTAAGATGAAGGGGACTGCTGTCTGGACGTTGAGGACTCCTTATTTAATCTATTCTAATGGACGAAAGACATT
The genomic region above belongs to Salminus brasiliensis chromosome 8, fSalBra1.hap2, whole genome shotgun sequence and contains:
- the lrrc58b gene encoding leucine-rich repeat-containing protein 58, giving the protein MEVFEGSSSGETVLDLSHLNFNSVSFDGLGEKRREETKQLHLCYNRLTALPGSIHRFTNLEFLDLSNNGLSVLSEGITRLAKLRTLIAKNNRLDEFSLPKEFGSLPLELLNLSGNRFEEIPAQFLQLRRLQSLSLGGNRLKTIPAEIENLSSLELLYLGGNLISEIPMELANLPVLSYLVLCDNRIQSIPPQFTRLHSLRSLSLHNNLLTYLPREILSLVQLQELSLRGNPLVVRFVKDMTYDPPSLLELAGRAIKTRNLRYSDEDLPAHLVNYLDLASKCPNPKCAGVYFDSCVRHIKFVDFCGKYRLPLMHYLCSPECTSPCSSNPQSDADSDDDQTVPADRLQRVLLG